A DNA window from Rhodococcus sp. Z13 contains the following coding sequences:
- the frr gene encoding ribosome recycling factor — protein MIDEALFEAEEKMEKAVSVARDDLAGIRTGRANPAMFNRIVVDYYGAPTPITQIASINVPEARMVIVKPYETSQLNAIETAIRNSDLGVNPTNDGNIIRISVPQLTEERRRELVKQAKAKGEDAKVAVRNVRRKAMEELGRIQKDGEAGEDDVNRAEKELDKTTAKYVGQIDELIKHKEAELMEV, from the coding sequence GTGATCGATGAAGCCCTCTTCGAGGCCGAAGAGAAGATGGAGAAGGCCGTCTCGGTGGCCCGCGACGATCTGGCAGGAATCCGGACCGGTCGTGCCAACCCGGCGATGTTCAACCGCATCGTCGTCGACTACTACGGGGCGCCCACGCCGATCACGCAGATCGCCAGCATCAACGTCCCCGAGGCACGCATGGTCATCGTCAAGCCGTACGAGACGTCGCAGCTGAACGCCATCGAGACCGCGATCCGCAACTCCGATCTCGGCGTCAACCCGACTAACGACGGCAACATCATCCGCATCTCGGTCCCGCAGCTCACCGAGGAGCGCCGCCGCGAACTCGTCAAGCAGGCCAAGGCCAAGGGCGAGGACGCCAAGGTCGCGGTCCGCAACGTGCGCCGCAAGGCCATGGAGGAACTCGGCCGCATCCAGAAGGACGGCGAGGCCGGCGAGGACGACGTGAACCGCGCCGAGAAGGAACTCGACAAGACGACCGCCAAATACGTCGGTCAGATCGACGAGTTGATCAAGCACAAGGAAGCCGAACTGATGGAGGTCTGA
- a CDS encoding phosphatidate cytidylyltransferase: protein MGRADGSSDPQPPLGDPASAGATPADPAPTVGAAPEKKPSRAGRDLPAAIAVGGGLGALVIVILLFAPTAWLAVVSGAIGIATWEVTKRLREADVLVPRLPLLVGGQAIIWLGWPYGTSGVLGAFAGTVVVTMLWRLFDHGLAAQPRNYLRDTAVAVFVAAWLPLLASFATLMVLEDQGAQRVFCLMIVCVSSDIGGYTAGVLFGKHPMVPAISPKKSWEGFAGSLLACIVAGVLTVMLMLDGPWWAGVLLGAVLVVTATAGDLIESQVKRDLGIKDMGTLLPGHGGIMDRLDSILPSAFVTWLILTAFV, encoded by the coding sequence GTGGGTAGAGCCGACGGGTCCTCGGACCCGCAGCCACCACTCGGCGACCCGGCATCCGCCGGCGCCACCCCTGCAGACCCGGCACCCACGGTCGGCGCCGCGCCGGAGAAGAAACCGTCGCGCGCGGGGCGCGACCTGCCCGCCGCGATCGCGGTCGGTGGCGGCCTGGGTGCGCTCGTCATCGTGATCCTGCTGTTCGCTCCGACGGCGTGGCTCGCGGTGGTCTCGGGTGCGATCGGCATCGCGACCTGGGAGGTCACCAAACGCCTGCGCGAGGCCGACGTGCTCGTCCCGCGGTTGCCGCTGCTCGTCGGCGGCCAGGCGATCATCTGGTTGGGCTGGCCCTACGGCACCTCCGGGGTGCTCGGCGCGTTCGCGGGCACGGTCGTGGTGACGATGCTGTGGCGGCTGTTCGACCACGGTCTCGCCGCACAACCGCGGAACTACCTGCGCGACACGGCGGTCGCCGTGTTCGTCGCGGCGTGGCTGCCGCTGCTCGCGTCGTTCGCGACCCTCATGGTCCTCGAGGACCAGGGTGCCCAGCGCGTGTTCTGTCTGATGATCGTGTGCGTGTCGTCCGACATCGGCGGCTACACCGCGGGTGTGCTGTTCGGCAAGCACCCGATGGTGCCGGCGATCAGCCCCAAGAAGTCCTGGGAGGGCTTCGCCGGGTCTCTGCTGGCCTGCATCGTCGCCGGTGTCCTCACCGTCATGCTCATGCTCGACGGCCCCTGGTGGGCCGGTGTGCTGCTCGGTGCCGTGCTCGTGGTCACGGCGACCGCCGGCGACCTGATCGAGTCGCAGGTCAAGCGGGACCTCGGGATCAAGGACATGGGCACCCTGCTGCCCGGCCACGGCGGCATCATGGACCGGCTCGACTCGATCCTGCCGTCCGCCTTCGTCACCTGGCTGATCCTCACGGCCTTCGTGTAG
- a CDS encoding class I SAM-dependent methyltransferase translates to MLRNRRRETGPGRGVIPSPNIWHWPEVYEEENRAQDPRGVVYAALREVADWTGRDVVDVGCGTGFHLPMFAADARTVTGVEPHPPLVEAARSRVRDLPGVTVQRGAASELPLPDASVDLVHARTAYFFGPGCGPGILEAMRVLRPGGALAVIDLDATAHPYGRWMCADLPHYNPATVEAFFDAQGFDLRRVDTLWEFPDRGALERVLGIEFGPKVAARAIAETPGTTLTVRYRLHVRRRPSGLELA, encoded by the coding sequence ATGCTGCGGAACCGCCGGCGCGAGACCGGCCCGGGCCGGGGAGTGATCCCCAGCCCGAACATCTGGCACTGGCCGGAGGTCTACGAGGAGGAGAACCGCGCGCAGGACCCCCGCGGCGTCGTCTACGCGGCGCTGCGGGAGGTCGCGGACTGGACCGGCCGCGACGTCGTCGACGTCGGCTGCGGCACCGGTTTCCACCTGCCGATGTTCGCGGCCGACGCACGCACGGTCACCGGCGTCGAACCGCATCCGCCCCTCGTCGAGGCCGCCCGGTCCCGCGTCCGCGACCTGCCCGGTGTCACGGTGCAGCGCGGCGCCGCCTCCGAGCTGCCGCTGCCCGACGCCTCCGTGGACCTCGTCCACGCCCGCACCGCCTACTTCTTCGGCCCCGGCTGCGGCCCCGGCATCCTCGAGGCCATGCGGGTGCTGCGGCCCGGCGGCGCCCTCGCCGTGATCGACCTCGACGCCACCGCCCACCCCTACGGCCGGTGGATGTGCGCCGACCTGCCGCACTACAACCCCGCGACCGTCGAGGCGTTCTTCGACGCCCAGGGCTTCGACCTGCGCCGCGTCGACACCCTCTGGGAGTTCCCCGACCGCGGCGCGCTCGAGCGGGTGCTCGGCATCGAGTTCGGCCCGAAGGTCGCCGCCCGCGCGATCGCGGAGACCCCCGGCACCACCCTCACCGTCCGCTACCGGCTGCACGTCCGGCGCAGGCCCAGCGGACTGGAACTAGCCTGA
- a CDS encoding HpcH/HpaI aldolase/citrate lyase family protein, with product MTSTVPPEAARSWLLVPGHSPDRFDAAAASPADAIVLDLEDAVPAADKPAARADVVAWLKGGGSAWVRINDATTPFWADDLEALAGLPGLQGVMLAKAESGHQVEATAGMLPEGTRILVLIESAMGLEAAPEIARAEGTFRLVFGSGDFRRDTGMSDLPLAMAYARSRLVITSRAARLPGPIDGPTLSDDPEVLKREAELTRSMGMTGKLCMTPERASFANTALSPSSTDVDWAHGVIGTLGEDGRNVRDGSDLPRLAKAKRITELARMFGIGRSG from the coding sequence ATGACCAGCACCGTCCCCCCGGAAGCCGCCCGATCCTGGTTGCTCGTGCCCGGCCACTCCCCCGACCGCTTCGACGCCGCCGCCGCGTCCCCGGCCGACGCGATCGTCCTCGACCTCGAGGACGCGGTCCCGGCGGCCGACAAACCCGCCGCGCGCGCCGACGTCGTCGCGTGGCTGAAGGGTGGCGGGTCGGCGTGGGTGCGGATCAACGACGCGACCACACCGTTCTGGGCGGACGACCTCGAGGCGCTCGCCGGGCTCCCGGGGCTGCAGGGCGTGATGCTCGCGAAGGCCGAGAGCGGCCACCAGGTCGAGGCCACCGCCGGGATGCTCCCGGAGGGCACCCGTATCCTGGTGCTCATCGAGTCGGCGATGGGCCTCGAGGCCGCTCCCGAGATCGCCCGGGCCGAGGGCACCTTCCGACTGGTGTTCGGTTCCGGCGACTTCCGCCGGGACACCGGCATGAGCGACCTCCCGTTGGCGATGGCCTACGCCCGGTCGCGGCTGGTGATCACGAGCCGCGCCGCGCGGCTGCCGGGACCGATCGACGGCCCCACCCTCAGCGATGATCCGGAGGTGCTGAAGCGGGAGGCCGAGCTGACCCGCTCGATGGGGATGACGGGCAAGCTGTGCATGACACCGGAGCGGGCGTCGTTCGCGAACACGGCGCTCAGCCCGAGCAGCACCGACGTGGACTGGGCGCACGGCGTGATCGGCACGCTCGGTGAGGACGGCCGCAACGTGCGCGACGGCAGCGATCTGCCGCGGCTGGCGAAGGCGAAGCGGATCACCGAGCTGGCGCGGATGTTCGGGATCGGCCGCTCAGGCTAG
- the rlmN gene encoding 23S rRNA (adenine(2503)-C(2))-methyltransferase RlmN, giving the protein MASSLPLVFDAPKRGMPPRHLADLDSDQRREAVRELGLPAFRADQLARQYYGRLEADPAKMTDLPASVRDKVGEALFPPLLSAVKHIACDGGQTRKTLWRAHDGTLLESVLMRYPDRATLCISSQAGCGMACPFCATGQGGLDRNLTTAEIVDQVRAAAAALRDGEVAGGPGRLSNVVFMGMGEPLANYKRVVAAVRRITSPAPEGLGLSQRSVTVSTVGLAPAIRRLADEGLSVTLAVSLHTPDDELRDTLVPVNNRWSVAEVLEAARYYADKTGRRVSIEYALIRDVNDQPWRADMLGKKLHKALGPLVHVNLIPLNPTPGSKWDASPKDVEREFVRRVQAQGVSCTVRDTRGQEIAAACGQLAAENN; this is encoded by the coding sequence ATGGCCTCTTCACTGCCCCTCGTCTTCGATGCTCCCAAGCGCGGCATGCCGCCGCGGCACCTCGCCGACCTCGACTCCGATCAGCGTCGCGAGGCGGTGCGCGAACTGGGGTTGCCGGCCTTCCGCGCCGATCAGCTCGCCCGCCAGTACTACGGCCGGCTCGAAGCCGATCCCGCGAAGATGACCGACCTGCCCGCCTCGGTGCGCGACAAGGTCGGCGAGGCGCTGTTCCCGCCGCTGCTCTCGGCGGTCAAGCACATCGCCTGCGACGGGGGTCAGACCCGCAAGACCCTGTGGCGCGCCCACGACGGCACCCTCCTCGAGAGCGTGCTCATGCGCTATCCCGACCGCGCGACCCTGTGCATCTCCAGTCAGGCCGGCTGTGGCATGGCCTGCCCGTTCTGCGCGACCGGCCAGGGCGGTCTCGACCGCAACCTCACGACCGCCGAGATCGTCGACCAGGTGCGGGCCGCGGCCGCCGCCCTGCGTGACGGTGAGGTCGCCGGTGGCCCCGGCCGCCTGTCGAACGTCGTGTTCATGGGCATGGGGGAGCCGCTTGCCAACTACAAGCGCGTGGTCGCGGCCGTGCGGCGGATCACCTCGCCTGCCCCCGAGGGACTCGGCCTGTCGCAGCGCTCCGTCACCGTTTCCACCGTCGGTCTCGCCCCGGCCATCCGTCGGCTCGCCGACGAGGGGCTGAGCGTGACCCTCGCCGTGTCGCTGCACACCCCGGACGACGAACTCCGCGACACCCTCGTGCCGGTGAACAACCGCTGGTCGGTCGCCGAGGTGCTCGAGGCGGCGCGTTACTACGCCGACAAGACGGGCCGGCGCGTGTCCATCGAGTACGCGCTGATCCGCGACGTCAACGACCAGCCGTGGCGCGCCGACATGCTCGGCAAGAAGCTGCACAAGGCGCTCGGCCCGCTCGTGCACGTCAACCTCATCCCGCTCAACCCGACGCCGGGCAGCAAGTGGGACGCCAGCCCGAAGGACGTCGAACGCGAGTTCGTGCGGCGGGTGCAGGCCCAGGGCGTGTCGTGCACCGTGCGCGACACCCGCGGGCAGGAGATCGCCGCGGCGTGCGGGCAGCTCGCCGCCGAGAACAACTGA
- a CDS encoding DUF2631 domain-containing protein, with product MAGTELQSTHDDVVAEVPSAEWGWSGEAPKFFRVMAVVAAVFLLLMQIGNHEGHVEDLYLIGFAVVLLLIVAVDAIRRRKPR from the coding sequence GTGGCCGGTACCGAGTTGCAGTCCACTCACGACGACGTAGTGGCGGAAGTGCCCTCGGCGGAGTGGGGTTGGAGCGGGGAAGCTCCGAAGTTCTTCCGGGTCATGGCGGTCGTCGCGGCCGTCTTCCTGCTGCTGATGCAGATCGGCAATCACGAGGGTCACGTCGAGGACCTGTACCTCATCGGCTTCGCGGTGGTGCTGCTGCTCATCGTCGCCGTCGACGCGATCCGCCGCCGCAAGCCCCGGTAA
- the dxr gene encoding 1-deoxy-D-xylulose-5-phosphate reductoisomerase gives MADTRSSSRTRVLLLGSTGSIGTQALEVIAANPDRFEVVGLAAGGGNIDLLAEQIRATGVREVAVADPAAAARLDLPVRSGPTAVTELVREVEADVVLNALVGSLGLEPTLAALATGARLALANKESLVAGGSLVTQSAAPGQIVPVDSEHSALAQCLRGGSADEVARLVLTASGGPFRGWTADRLESVTPEQAGAHPTWSMGPMNTLNSATLVNKGLELIEAHLLFGVDYDRIDVTVHPQSIVHSMVTFVDGSTLAQASPPSMKLPIALALGWPHRVPDAAPALDFTTASTWEFEPLDDEVFPAVRLARQAGTAGGCLTAVYNAANEIAAEAFLAGALPFPRIVQTVEAVLNDAHEWTATPGTVDDVLAADGWARDRARTLVV, from the coding sequence GTGGCCGACACTCGATCCTCTTCCCGCACGCGTGTGCTGCTGCTGGGCAGCACCGGCTCCATCGGTACCCAGGCGCTCGAGGTGATCGCCGCGAATCCCGACCGGTTCGAGGTCGTCGGCCTCGCCGCGGGGGGCGGCAACATCGACCTGCTCGCCGAGCAGATCCGCGCGACCGGCGTCCGCGAGGTCGCCGTCGCCGACCCGGCCGCCGCCGCGCGCCTCGACCTGCCGGTGCGCAGCGGCCCGACCGCCGTCACCGAACTGGTGCGCGAGGTCGAGGCCGACGTCGTGCTCAACGCCCTCGTCGGCTCCCTCGGTCTCGAACCGACCCTCGCCGCCCTCGCCACCGGAGCGCGCCTGGCCCTGGCCAACAAGGAGTCCCTGGTCGCCGGTGGCTCGCTCGTCACGCAGTCGGCGGCACCGGGGCAGATCGTGCCCGTCGACTCCGAGCACTCCGCTCTGGCACAGTGCCTGCGCGGCGGCAGCGCCGACGAGGTGGCGCGCCTGGTGCTCACCGCCTCCGGCGGCCCGTTCCGCGGCTGGACCGCCGACCGCCTCGAATCGGTGACCCCCGAGCAGGCCGGCGCGCACCCGACCTGGTCGATGGGTCCGATGAACACCCTCAACTCGGCGACCCTCGTCAACAAGGGACTCGAGCTCATCGAGGCCCACTTGCTGTTCGGCGTGGACTACGACCGCATCGACGTCACCGTCCACCCGCAGTCGATCGTGCACTCGATGGTCACCTTCGTCGACGGCTCCACCCTCGCGCAGGCGTCGCCGCCGTCGATGAAGCTGCCGATCGCCCTGGCCCTCGGCTGGCCGCACCGCGTCCCCGACGCCGCGCCCGCCCTCGACTTCACCACCGCGTCGACCTGGGAGTTCGAACCCCTCGACGACGAGGTCTTCCCGGCGGTGCGGCTCGCGCGGCAGGCCGGCACGGCCGGAGGCTGCCTGACCGCCGTGTACAACGCCGCCAACGAGATCGCCGCCGAGGCGTTCCTCGCCGGGGCCCTGCCGTTCCCGCGCATAGTGCAGACGGTCGAGGCCGTGTTGAACGACGCCCACGAGTGGACCGCGACCCCCGGTACCGTGGACGACGTGCTCGCCGCGGACGGCTGGGCCCGCGACCGGGCGCGCACACTCGTCGTATAG
- a CDS encoding M50 family metallopeptidase — MMFVLGVVVFALGIAVSIALHEAGHMWTAQKLGMKVRRYYIGFGPRVFSFRRGETEYGLKAVPAGGFCDIAGMTALDELAPDEVDRAMYRQKTWKRLVVMSGGIAMNFLLGILLVYGLAATAGLPNTDNRAVVGSVGCAAPGQDGPPDYTPAECSGPGPAEQAGIEPGDVIVAVDGQPVETFGDLVRATQPLSGTVPFTVQRDDETLTVPVTVQQVQRWVYESDAPDAEPVSRTVGAIGVGAEPSVIEYTPLTAIPATFDFTGYLAVRTAEALVSLPSKVADLWTAVTGGERSIDTPVSVVGASVIGGQFAERGIWVSFVLLLAQLNFFLGAFNLLPLLPLDGGHMAVAIYERIRNWVRGLRGLPVGPPVDYMKLLPLTYVAVVVGGAFMVLTLTADIVNPIQLF; from the coding sequence ATGATGTTCGTACTGGGCGTGGTGGTCTTCGCCCTCGGCATCGCCGTCTCCATCGCGTTGCACGAGGCCGGCCACATGTGGACGGCGCAGAAGCTGGGCATGAAGGTCCGGCGCTACTACATCGGTTTCGGGCCCCGTGTGTTCTCGTTCCGCCGCGGTGAGACCGAGTACGGACTCAAGGCCGTGCCCGCCGGCGGGTTCTGCGACATCGCGGGCATGACCGCCCTCGACGAGCTCGCCCCCGACGAGGTCGACCGGGCGATGTACCGGCAGAAGACCTGGAAGCGGCTCGTCGTGATGTCCGGTGGCATCGCGATGAACTTCCTGCTCGGCATCCTGCTCGTCTACGGCCTAGCCGCGACCGCCGGACTGCCCAACACCGACAACCGCGCCGTCGTCGGCAGCGTCGGCTGCGCCGCGCCCGGCCAGGACGGGCCGCCCGACTACACGCCCGCCGAGTGCTCCGGTCCCGGACCGGCCGAACAGGCCGGCATCGAACCGGGGGACGTGATCGTCGCGGTCGACGGGCAGCCCGTCGAGACCTTCGGCGATCTGGTGCGCGCCACCCAGCCGCTGTCGGGCACGGTGCCGTTCACCGTGCAGCGCGACGACGAGACCCTGACCGTGCCCGTGACGGTGCAGCAGGTGCAGCGTTGGGTGTACGAGAGCGACGCCCCCGACGCCGAGCCCGTCTCCCGCACCGTCGGCGCCATCGGTGTCGGCGCCGAACCGTCGGTGATCGAGTACACCCCGCTCACCGCGATCCCCGCGACCTTCGACTTCACCGGTTATCTCGCTGTGCGGACCGCCGAGGCCCTCGTGAGCCTGCCCAGCAAGGTCGCCGACCTGTGGACCGCCGTGACCGGCGGCGAACGGTCGATCGACACCCCGGTGAGCGTCGTCGGCGCCAGCGTCATCGGCGGACAGTTCGCCGAGCGCGGCATCTGGGTGTCGTTCGTGCTGCTGCTCGCGCAGCTGAACTTCTTCCTCGGCGCGTTCAACCTGCTGCCGCTGCTTCCCCTCGACGGCGGGCACATGGCCGTCGCGATCTACGAACGCATCCGCAACTGGGTGCGCGGCCTGCGCGGGCTGCCCGTCGGACCGCCCGTCGACTACATGAAACTGCTGCCGCTGACCTATGTGGCGGTGGTCGTCGGCGGCGCGTTCATGGTGCTCACCCTCACAGCCGACATCGTCAACCCCATCCAGCTGTTCTGA
- the ispG gene encoding flavodoxin-dependent (E)-4-hydroxy-3-methylbut-2-enyl-diphosphate synthase — protein MTSPVGLGMPEVPAVLAPRRKTRQLMVGNVGVGSDHPVSVQSMTTTKTHDVNATLQQIAELTASGCDIVRVACPRQEDADALATIAKKSKIPVIADIHFQPRYIFAAIDAGCAAVRVNPGNIKEFDGRVKEVAKAAGDAGIPIRIGVNAGSLDPRLLAKYGKATPEALVESALWEASLFEEHGFGDIKISVKHNDPVVMVEAYRQLAAQCDYPLHLGVTEAGPAFQGTIKSAVAFGALLSEGIGDTIRVSLSAPPAEEIKVGSQILQSLNLRPRKLEIVSCPSCGRAQVDVYSLANEVTAGLEGMEVPLRVAVMGCVVNGPGEAREADLGVASGNGKGQIFVKGKVVKTVPEAQIVETLIEEAMRIAEEMEGGAGNGSPVVTVG, from the coding sequence GTGACCAGCCCCGTCGGATTGGGCATGCCCGAAGTTCCTGCGGTCCTCGCACCTCGACGCAAGACCCGTCAGCTCATGGTCGGCAACGTCGGCGTCGGCAGCGACCATCCGGTCTCGGTGCAGTCGATGACCACCACGAAGACGCACGACGTCAACGCGACCCTCCAGCAGATCGCGGAACTGACCGCCTCCGGGTGCGACATCGTCCGCGTCGCGTGCCCCCGCCAGGAGGACGCCGACGCGCTCGCGACCATCGCGAAGAAGAGCAAGATCCCGGTGATCGCGGACATCCACTTCCAGCCGCGCTACATCTTCGCCGCGATCGACGCGGGCTGCGCGGCGGTGCGTGTCAACCCGGGCAACATCAAGGAGTTCGACGGCCGCGTCAAGGAGGTCGCCAAGGCGGCCGGTGACGCCGGCATCCCGATCCGCATCGGTGTCAACGCCGGTTCGCTCGACCCGCGCCTGCTCGCCAAGTACGGCAAGGCCACCCCCGAGGCGCTCGTCGAGTCGGCGCTGTGGGAGGCGAGCCTGTTCGAGGAACACGGCTTCGGCGATATCAAGATCTCCGTCAAGCACAACGACCCCGTCGTGATGGTCGAGGCCTACCGTCAGCTCGCCGCGCAGTGCGACTACCCGCTGCACCTCGGTGTCACCGAGGCCGGCCCCGCCTTCCAGGGCACCATCAAGTCGGCCGTGGCGTTCGGTGCGTTGCTGAGCGAGGGCATCGGCGACACCATCCGGGTGTCCCTGTCCGCCCCGCCCGCCGAGGAGATCAAGGTCGGCAGCCAGATCCTCCAGTCGCTGAACCTGCGGCCCCGCAAGCTCGAGATCGTCTCCTGCCCGTCCTGCGGCCGCGCCCAGGTCGACGTGTACTCGCTCGCCAACGAGGTCACCGCCGGCCTCGAGGGCATGGAGGTGCCGCTGCGGGTCGCGGTGATGGGCTGCGTCGTCAACGGCCCCGGTGAGGCCCGTGAGGCCGACCTCGGTGTCGCCTCCGGCAACGGCAAGGGCCAGATCTTCGTCAAGGGCAAGGTCGTCAAGACCGTGCCCGAGGCCCAGATCGTCGAGACGCTCATCGAGGAGGCGATGCGGATCGCCGAGGAGATGGAGGGCGGTGCCGGAAACGGCAGCCCGGTGGTGACGGTCGGCTGA
- a CDS encoding GNAT family N-acetyltransferase produces the protein MLKLLGVRSLGGRDTAAVLRVLARDPVAACMVAGRIEEYGLDGRAVGGEMWSRGGPEASLCFSGANLIPLLGAPDDIQAFAERAGRGPRLCSSIVGRAEYALPMWERLEPAWGTPREVRAEQPLLVLDREPLVEPDPLVRPVRPEELDVYLPAAVAMFIEEVGIDPRLGDGGAGYRRRVASLIAAGRAWARFEDGQVVFKAEVGSQSSTVGQIQGVWVAPERRGEGLGTAGTAAVAVAVTRSGRLPSLYVNSFNVRARAAYARAGFRQVATFSTVLLD, from the coding sequence GTGCTCAAGCTTCTGGGTGTCCGTTCGTTGGGCGGGCGCGACACCGCCGCCGTTCTGCGTGTGCTCGCCCGCGATCCCGTCGCGGCCTGCATGGTCGCCGGACGCATCGAGGAATACGGTCTCGACGGACGCGCCGTGGGCGGTGAGATGTGGAGCCGGGGCGGCCCCGAGGCGTCGCTGTGTTTCTCCGGCGCCAACCTGATCCCGCTGCTCGGCGCACCCGACGACATCCAGGCCTTCGCCGAGCGCGCCGGCCGCGGCCCGCGCCTGTGCTCGTCGATCGTCGGTCGCGCCGAGTACGCGCTGCCCATGTGGGAGCGTCTCGAACCGGCCTGGGGCACCCCGCGCGAGGTGCGCGCCGAACAGCCGCTGCTCGTCCTCGACCGCGAACCCCTCGTCGAACCCGATCCGCTGGTCCGGCCGGTCCGGCCGGAGGAGCTCGACGTCTACCTGCCCGCCGCCGTCGCGATGTTCATCGAGGAGGTGGGAATCGATCCCCGACTCGGCGACGGAGGCGCCGGTTACCGCCGCCGTGTCGCGAGCCTGATCGCAGCGGGACGCGCCTGGGCGCGCTTCGAGGACGGACAGGTGGTCTTCAAGGCCGAGGTGGGCTCGCAATCGTCGACGGTCGGGCAGATCCAGGGGGTGTGGGTCGCTCCCGAGCGTCGCGGCGAGGGTCTCGGTACGGCGGGCACCGCCGCGGTGGCGGTGGCCGTCACCCGCAGCGGCCGGCTGCCCAGCCTCTACGTCAACAGCTTCAACGTGCGCGCCCGCGCGGCCTACGCCCGCGCCGGCTTCCGGCAGGTCGCGACGTTCTCCACGGTGCTGCTCGACTGA
- a CDS encoding penicillin-binding transpeptidase domain-containing protein: MRSRSSLPAPARGGVARLVALVSATALLLVPTVACSTGPVGPEAAVRSFFESFAAQDFEAAAQRTDRPEDSAAAMREVWEGLQAESLVATPTATRMSGDSAIVSYGYEWHLPKDRVWEYTGELYMGRSGNEWVVRWAKSVLHPQLGERQSMQLRSSPAPRARVNEHGGSDILVPGTVYGVAFDASASRDVATAARQLSAILSQFDESLTAQSIAESVTAASGPRGVVRLREEDYEQVADRLASVEGVVVTEEADLVSTDRDFAPDLVGQIKKTVIDEVDGTAGWSVVVLNQYGVDTDVLTETPPQPAPSFSVSLDKPIQVAAQAAVDARVEQAMMVVIEASTGAVLAVAQNEAADKDGPVALAGQYPPGSTFKIITSGAAIGQGRATADTMVPCPGSIVIGERTVPNYDGFALGTVPLATAFARSCNTTFAKLASEMDADDLTVAAAQFGVGVDYDVVGMPTFTGSVPPAENLVERTEDGFGQGKVVVSPFGMALAAATVASGRTPVPYLIKGRDTAVEGEVPPVSPEVVENLRGMMRQVITSGTADRIRDQGDVYGKTGEAEVEGGSHSWFVGYRGDLAFATLVVRGGSSDNAVAVTRDMFAALPPEYAGA, from the coding sequence ATGAGATCCCGATCTTCGCTTCCGGCCCCCGCTCGCGGGGGTGTCGCCCGTCTCGTGGCACTGGTGTCGGCCACCGCCCTCCTACTCGTTCCGACGGTCGCGTGCAGCACCGGCCCCGTGGGACCCGAAGCGGCGGTGCGGTCCTTCTTCGAATCGTTCGCCGCCCAGGACTTCGAGGCCGCCGCGCAGCGCACCGACCGCCCGGAGGACTCCGCGGCGGCGATGCGGGAGGTCTGGGAGGGCCTGCAGGCCGAGTCGCTTGTCGCCACCCCCACCGCCACCCGCATGAGCGGTGATTCGGCGATCGTGAGCTACGGCTACGAGTGGCACCTTCCCAAGGACCGGGTCTGGGAGTACACCGGTGAGCTGTACATGGGCCGCAGTGGCAACGAGTGGGTCGTGCGGTGGGCCAAGTCCGTGCTGCACCCGCAGCTGGGGGAGCGGCAGTCGATGCAGCTGCGCAGCAGCCCCGCACCCCGCGCCCGCGTGAACGAGCACGGCGGCAGCGACATCCTCGTTCCCGGCACGGTCTACGGCGTCGCCTTCGACGCCTCCGCCAGCCGCGACGTGGCGACCGCCGCGCGGCAGCTGTCGGCGATCCTGTCGCAGTTCGACGAATCGCTCACCGCGCAGTCGATCGCCGAATCGGTGACCGCGGCGTCCGGACCGCGCGGCGTCGTGCGGCTGCGCGAGGAGGACTACGAACAGGTCGCCGACCGGCTGGCATCCGTGGAGGGTGTGGTCGTCACCGAGGAGGCCGATCTGGTCTCCACCGACCGCGACTTCGCGCCCGACCTGGTGGGGCAGATCAAGAAGACCGTCATCGACGAGGTGGACGGCACCGCCGGCTGGAGCGTGGTGGTGCTCAACCAGTACGGTGTCGACACCGACGTGCTCACCGAGACCCCGCCGCAGCCGGCGCCGTCGTTCTCGGTGAGCCTCGACAAGCCGATCCAGGTCGCGGCCCAGGCCGCGGTGGACGCCCGCGTCGAGCAGGCGATGATGGTCGTGATCGAGGCGTCCACCGGGGCGGTGCTGGCGGTGGCCCAGAACGAGGCGGCCGACAAGGACGGCCCGGTCGCGCTCGCGGGTCAGTACCCGCCCGGCTCCACCTTCAAGATCATCACTTCGGGCGCGGCGATCGGGCAGGGCCGGGCCACCGCCGACACGATGGTGCCCTGCCCGGGCAGCATCGTCATCGGCGAGCGCACCGTGCCCAACTACGACGGCTTCGCGCTCGGCACCGTCCCGCTCGCCACGGCCTTCGCCCGCTCCTGCAACACCACCTTCGCGAAGCTCGCGTCCGAGATGGACGCCGACGACCTGACCGTCGCCGCGGCGCAGTTCGGTGTCGGCGTGGACTACGACGTCGTCGGCATGCCGACCTTCACCGGCTCGGTGCCGCCGGCCGAGAACCTCGTCGAACGCACCGAGGACGGCTTCGGTCAGGGCAAGGTCGTGGTCAGCCCGTTCGGGATGGCGCTGGCCGCGGCGACGGTGGCGAGCGGTCGCACCCCGGTGCCCTATCTCATCAAAGGCCGCGACACCGCCGTCGAGGGCGAGGTCCCGCCCGTCTCCCCGGAGGTCGTCGAGAACCTGCGCGGCATGATGCGCCAGGTGATCACCAGCGGTACCGCCGACCGCATCCGCGACCAGGGCGACGTCTACGGCAAGACCGGTGAGGCCGAGGTCGAGGGCGGATCGCACTCCTGGTTCGTCGGCTACCGCGGAGATCTGGCGTTCGCGACGCTGGTCGTACGCGGTGGCAGCTCCGACAACGCCGTGGCCGTGACCCGCGACATGTTCGCGGCGCTTCCACCGGAGTACGCGGGCGCCTGA